The segment GGAAAGAAGTTGCTGATCACTGGTGGCGGAAGATGCAATGTTACCAATAATAAGCCTGAGATTCGGACGATGCTTTCGCAATACAAGGAAAGTGACAAGTTCTTGTTCTCTGCTTTCTCTCAGTTCGGCGTTACGGAGACTTTAAAATTTTTTAATGATCGCGGCATGGTCACCAAAGAGGAGGCTGAAGGTAGGGTATTCCCGGTTTCAAACAAATCGAAGAGTGTATTGGACGTACTCGTCCAATACATGAAGATTGGTGGCATAGAAGTACGTACCGATTCTGATGTTGCAGGGTTGGCCGTCGATGAGGCGGACAAGCAGATGATCGTAATTCTTGCTGATGGTTCAAAAATATTTGCTCAGTCCTGCGTCGTGGCCACGGGTGGCGTGTCCCACCCCGAGACTGGTTCCACCGGCGAGGGATTTCAATGGCTAGAAAAGTTAGGCCACAAGATAGTCAAGAACGATATGGCCTTGGTGCCCATTGCGCTCAAGGATTCTTGGGTAGAGAGTTTGGCCGGAGTAACACTGAGTCATATTAAGCTAACGACATACAAGAACGGCGCAAAGCAGGCAGCACACAAAGGTAAGATGCTATTTACGCACGTCGGCATAAGCGGGCCCGTGGTTTTAAATATGAGTCGAGAGGTGGGAGAATTATTGCATGACTCTGAAGGATCAGCGTATGCAAAATCTTTTGAAAATGATGTCGTGATCACGCTAGATCTATTTCCATCGGAAGATATGGGCGCATTGAGGCAGAGAATCCAGACCGTTTTAGTCGAGCAGAGCAACAAGAAAATCAAGAACTCACTTTCTGAATTAATAGCTCCGGCTCTTGTCGATACGATTCTAATGCTCAGCCACATAGACGGCGAAACGCCGAATCACAGCGTTCGCACCGAGGACCGAAAAATACTCGTCGCGATTCTTAAGTCCGTATCCATGAGCGTGGCCGGATTACTTGGCAAAGAGAAGGCGATAGTGTCGTCCGGCGGTGTAGCACTGGAAGAAGTTGACTTCAAAACGATGCAGTCTAGGCTCATCTCACAATTGTACTTGGTAGGCGATGTCCTCGACGTTGATCGCCCTTCGGGCGGCTACAGCCTCCAGCTTTGCTGGACTACCGGCTATGTCGCCGGAAGCCACTGCTAATTAGTTTGTGCGTGGCTGCTTGTGCTATAATCTGAGGATATAGAATTATTATTTGTATGAAGAAAATAAAAAGAAAAACGCAGATAGAACAGCTGACAGATAAGGCAAAAATTATCGTAAGGATGTATAAGGAGCAATATCCAGATGTAAAGATGGATAGAGATTATTTTCCATTTAAAATTACCGAAGAATGGGGTGAGTGCTTACAGACGTATCTAATGCTGACAGATCGCGGGAGACAAAAGGGTAAAAGTAAAAAGGAGATACAAGACCTTTTCGCGAACGAATTTGCCGACATGTTCGCCTATTTACTTCTTTTCGCCGAAAGTGAGGGCGTTGATCCGGTAAAGGCAATGACCAAGAAGTGGTTCTCGTATTTAAAGAAATAAAATTCGAATCATAGAGTTTTCAGTAAAAAAGTGATTTAATTCAGATTATATGACCACAGAATTACCGGGACAGGAACAAAAAGATGGGGCGCTAGTTGGGAACAAGTGGATTCTGCCTACGGATATGAATATCGTGTCTAGGGCCGAAGAAGAATTCGGCAAGCGACTAGTGGCGACTGGCTGGACCAATGATGAGATTAATTGGTTGAGGGTTGCATTTAGAGAGGCTTTGATCAATGCCATCGTTCACGGTAACCTGAGCATAAAAGACAAACTTGAGACTCAAGATTGGGCTGAAGCCGCCGACGCGGTGCTTAATGCTCAGCCGACTGGCAAGAAAGTGTTTGTAAAATTAGACATTTCTCCTTATCGGATAGAAGTTGTTGTACGTGATGAGGGCAAGGGCTTTGACTACACGAAAGTAGCTGATCCGACAGAAGGAACCGCCGTATTGGAGAGTAGTGGCCGCGGGATGCTTTTTATGAAGACTTTTTTCGATTCAATAACATATAACGGAGTTGGCAACGAGGTAACTATGGTTAAAATTAAAAGTGATTAATATGAAACAGAAAAAACTTAAAATCCTTTTTTTAGATATTTTCACGGATAACGAGAAATTTAGAAAAGAAATTAGCCACATGTTATATGATGGCGGGAGCTACTCTGATCATGTTCGGAAGCTGTTCGGATTAGATAAGAGTCAATGGTTGCGCTTAGATGCGTCCAAGGGAAAGTTTCCGATAAAGGCCCTAGATGTTTCAGCTATAGTAATTGGCGGATCGGTTAAAGATCCCGTAGAAGGCCAAGAAGATAAATGGATGAAGGAAACATATAAGTTTATAAATAAGGGCATAAAAAAGCAGTTGCCCATATTAGGTATTTGCGGTGGTTTGCAGTTCGTAATTAGGGCTTTGGGCGGAGAAATAATACTTAATCCTAAGGGTAAAGAGTTCGGCGCCATAACCGTACATATTAAAAGATCCGATCCACTTTTTGAGGGCCTAAAAAAGAGTTTTATCGTGCCATCAAATCACAAATGTATGGTCGGTAAATTTGATGGAGATGCCAAGCTATTGGCCAGTTCAAAGATGTGCGCAATCCAAGCTCTGGCCATCGGTGACAGGATACGCCTCGTACAATTTCATCCGGAAAGAACCGAGGACCAGAATATGGCCATAGCTAAGGCGTCGAAGGAGCAGCTTATTAAGGACGGAGTCATTAGAAGCGGGAAAGAATATCCCAAATTTCTAAAATCCCTGAAGGTTAACTCCGAAGCTGGGAGGATAATAATTAATAATTTCTTAAATAATTTTGTAATCAACGGAGATTGACTTCGCAGTTAACACGCTAT is part of the Candidatus Yanofskybacteria bacterium genome and harbors:
- a CDS encoding aminoacetone oxidase family FAD-binding enzyme, with amino-acid sequence MQDNKQWDVVVIGGGPAGMMAAGRAAERGRSVLLLEKNPVLGKKLLITGGGRCNVTNNKPEIRTMLSQYKESDKFLFSAFSQFGVTETLKFFNDRGMVTKEEAEGRVFPVSNKSKSVLDVLVQYMKIGGIEVRTDSDVAGLAVDEADKQMIVILADGSKIFAQSCVVATGGVSHPETGSTGEGFQWLEKLGHKIVKNDMALVPIALKDSWVESLAGVTLSHIKLTTYKNGAKQAAHKGKMLFTHVGISGPVVLNMSREVGELLHDSEGSAYAKSFENDVVITLDLFPSEDMGALRQRIQTVLVEQSNKKIKNSLSELIAPALVDTILMLSHIDGETPNHSVRTEDRKILVAILKSVSMSVAGLLGKEKAIVSSGGVALEEVDFKTMQSRLISQLYLVGDVLDVDRPSGGYSLQLCWTTGYVAGSHC
- a CDS encoding pyrophosphatase, coding for MKKIKRKTQIEQLTDKAKIIVRMYKEQYPDVKMDRDYFPFKITEEWGECLQTYLMLTDRGRQKGKSKKEIQDLFANEFADMFAYLLLFAESEGVDPVKAMTKKWFSYLKK